Genomic segment of Chiroxiphia lanceolata isolate bChiLan1 chromosome 18, bChiLan1.pri, whole genome shotgun sequence:
taatgGGGGAAACTCTGGAGCCCAACAGCGTCAAGAGCCCAGTTGTGTCCCAGGACAcatggagcaggtccagggacCGTCCAGGGTcccccagggatgtgggaacATCACTTGCATTAATGGGAACCCCGGAGctggtgccagcacaggggctcCATTATTTTTGTAAACATTAATTCCCATACGGTGCATCGTCCTGGTGGAATATTTTAGCACCTTTAATGCAATTTCCTGCTCCCTCTGAAATATCATTTTAATAGAACCAGCCGCACCATGTACCTGCTCCCTAATAAACCTCTGCGACTTTAATGAACTAAAtagcaaattacttttttattcaAGAATGAAATTTCATCATATtcataattcatattttatttcagacatCTGCTGCTGATTACATTACATTTAACTAAAATTAGATGATGCTCAGAATGTAATTAAGCCCCTGCCAAATTCTCTGGCCCACCAATACCAGGCTCGCTCAGCGGGGGCCGCTTGGAACCTAATATGTAATTAGGAGCTATTTTCTAGCTGTTTTTAAAGTCTGAAAATTAGCTGCCTTTATTAATCACACAGACAAATATAAAGCAGAGCCAACGCTTGCTGAAATTtctaaaaaggatttttttttaattatacacCACATAGCGCTGAGACTCATTTTGAATGTTGATTTGTTGTGCACTGACATTTTGACAACTAGTTCTCAATTTGTCTGTCGTAGTTAGGCAACAACAAAGCAGACGGTAATACTTAACTTTCAAAACCTTCAGcgtgcagggaggggagagggtggGGGAGACAGGGGGGGACGGGCTCCCCCAGGCCCTTGTGTGTTGGTGCTGAGCCCCGGGAATGGGCGAGCCCCGAAATCCCCAGGGACAggtggcagaggggacagggagccCGTCTGCAGCGGGAGATGAAGATCTACAAATTGCCCTTGAAATGACTCTGATGGGAGTCTTGACTTGTCCtgggggcacccccagccccaaggGGAaccccccagacaccccaaGCCCTCCAGGTtccctgtgcagagcccaggacacagcactGAGCCCTTCCAGCCTTCTGGGGGTCCCCTGGTCCCACTTCCCCACCCCAACCCCAGCAGGGACCCCGGGAGTGTCAGGGAGCCCAGCAGCCCCCCACCCCTCCGTGGCTGCACGCTGACATTTACTCTCTCTCCCTGACCCTGTTTCTGCTCTCTCCGTGCTCTCCAATAATGTCACTGCCTCCTCAGCATCTATTCACCAGAGCAGAAAGAAGCCACTGCTGACATGgagtgaaaacaaacaataataATACCATCTGTGCCTGGCAGGggccaggcagggagcagtggggtCCTGGGTCAGGGGGACATGTGCTGGGGGGCACAAGAGCCctgtggggtggtgggagaCACTCCAGGGGCGAGGCTGCCCTGTGCACTGgctgcaaaggaaaaggaaggtatttttacacaaagtgttttccttttggtgCCAAGAAACACCAGTGACCCCCCAGCTCTCGAGGGGCCCCCACACTTGCCCTCAGCAGCCTGTCCAGGTTGGCCAGTGTGCTCCTAGTTCCTCAATCCATCCTTTAGGATGGAGCACATCTTCCCCTCCCCGCTCCTCTGCTGGCTATTAGAGGCAAACCCAGGCTCGTTAGTCTTTCTGCAAAGCTCataatgtgaaaaatgaagCTTGAGAAAAATTAGCCAAATTACCAGGCTAATCCTTCAGCAGCAATCGCTGCTCCGCTGCACATCCGTAACGTGGGAGCGGCTGGAGCGCATGGCTGTGGggtggctgggagaggagggatgaTCCGTGGGGAGAACACACTCCACGGGGCTTGGGCTGGGCTCCAGTTCTGCTCCCAAGGCAGCAAAGTGCAGGAGAGAGGTGGCTGTGCCTCCTGCTGCATCCCCCGTGTCCCTGTGGGGCATCATTCCcatgggagcagctgctcctgttGCCCATGGCTGATGAGGGGCAGGAATTGGGTCCCTGTACCCCAAACCTCAAGGAATCACAAGAGGTGATTGCAAGTTGTTGCAAATGAAGGGGTGATTCCCCCCAGAAGGTGGGATACATTCCAGACATCCCTGGATTATCCCAGTGGGTGTATGAGGCCCCTGCGAAGCCTCTGATGGAGCTGGCAAAGGAGGAATTTGGAAAGGAGGGAACGGGCACTCCCGTGCTCACAGATGGATGTGAAATCTGTGCTTACTTCCAACAGACTGGGACTGGCTCCAGGTGCTGATTTCAGCAGTTCTGgtccctgtggcacagggaaggcagagccccAGCGTTGGCGTGGGCAGGgtcctgctggcagtgccaccctGGCTCGGggcccttcccacagcagagtcCCACAgaccccagcccagggcaccctcctgccccccacAGTGCCACACCCCTCCTTGGCCTGGGAACATCCCCCACttccactgcagcagggagcacagcGAGACGAGCAAACCTGGAGGAAACCTGCAGAGGTGTCtggttcaggctggacatcaggaagaattccctcatggaaagggtggtcaggcttTGGAaggggctgtgcccagggaggcagtggagtccccacccctggaggtgtgCAAGGAACGACAgaacatggcactcagtgctctggtctggtaACAAAGAGGGGGTCAGtcaagggctggacttgatgatcttggaggtcttttccaagctcagTGATCCCAGGATTCTGTGAgttccctctcccttctctcccccagcCCTCGCTCCAGGGAAGGCAGTTAATGAGGCTCAGCCCCTGACGTGCCGTTTAGAAGCGAGTTTTCCCCGTGCTGGATTTGGCATTTCTTTGTACCAACCCTCACAAAGTACAGACACATGTAAGTGGTTAAAGTCAACACGCTCCCAGATACTCACATTGATTACACTGTATTAGAAAATAGTAAATTATTTATCAGCCTTTCTGACTTGTGATTAGTGTAAAGCCGTTCTTGGATGCAAATTGGAATTGTAATTAGACATGTAGAAAGCCAGCATCTGAGACCTGCTCTCCTGAAGCAGTGTAAggtactgttttccttttgtacCCAGAATAATTATCAAAGAACACTTTgcacataaaaaaccccatcaatTTATTAAAACCAGAGACAGTTTTCCATGTGATCAGGGAACTAAAGCTGGTCACCACGATGCTGGGAGTTTAGAGCCAGAACATCTCAGGTTCTCACAGTTGCTTTTGTTACTCCTGGGCTGGAAGGGCAAGGCAAGTTCCACACCTCTGTCAATTCATTAGTCAGTTTTAAATGAAGCGGTTCTTGAGCAGAGATACACTTAAAAACCcacttaaaaaacccaccccagaCAAAGAGAACAATGATAAAACCCCTCTGGCAGGTAGAGCAGAGACCACAGTCACTCAGAGTCAGCTCATGGCTCCCAGAGACTCCGGCTTCAGCCACTTCCCTGCCAATTCCCTTCTGTTCTGTGGCACGATTCATTAAAATTTCAGGAGTAAAAAATCCATTTACATTTGTGTAATAAGTCTAAATGCATTTAGGTTTTAGAGTTTGCCAACTGCAACTTATGGTGAGCTTTTGAGGAcgtggtttgggtttctttccccTACTTAATTACATCAAAGTAAACCCAACACCAGGCAGGGTCAGGGACGTGCTGGTTTAAGACTGAAGCGTGAGAGAACAgttattaaaagcagaaattttaagCCTGCCCTTGCCTGGAGTTGCCCTCTTTGCAGGTGACAGGTGCTGTTTGAGCCAGACCTTGAGTCTGTGAATAAAAACAGAGCCCGACAACAGCACTCTGCTTATCAGCCCAGGCAGAGATTATGGAAAAGAGTGAAAACTGATAATTTCACTGGAATTGTGCTTTATCTTGCATTTTAATTACCCAACTCTTAATTAGTAGCAGTAAGAGCCGTATTAAAGGTTTCCTCTCTACTGTGAATTGGAGtccagaagaaacagagatCTGAGAGTCAACCCTCAGCTGCCGAGATGCTCATCACCCAAAAATGTCAAAGCACATCCACCTTGCCAGCCCCCTCCACGGGACaccagggaggaaggagacaccACATGCATCTGAAGCAGCAAAGTGTCATTATCCTGCTGGAATCCAGCCAAGCccctcttctcctgctccttgGGATTAGCAGAGCAGTTGAGAAAGTAAATTCAAACCAGGATTTTGAGAGCCTGGGTCAAACCCACACCTCACCCAAGAGCAGGCAGGTGCTCCCGGGTCCCCATGGCAGCCCCAGTCCCAGTGACAGCAGGCTGAAAACCGGCTCCACATCCATGGGTAGAGGCCCTCAGTGACACAGGAGAGTGGGGAAGAAGTTTCCAGGCATCCAGGCACACAAAACTCCGAGCTTTGGTGCCAAGGGTTCTTCttgccagaggcagcagcttAACTCTGGGAGAGCATGTGCAGCACTTGGGTgttcagagaggagagggagtgCAGGGTCACCCCAAGGGCCCCGATCTTGGTCTCCCAGCATTCAAATCCACAGGCACACAAGTCTTGTTTGGCTGCTTCCACGGCCAGTGGGGAGGTGTCTGCCAAGAGGAAGGCAAGAGCAGCCAGTGAGTCAGCTGGGTCACCGCAGGGAGAGCAAAACAGGCCATGGCACCTTCAAACACATGGCCCCTGGTACGGGGCCAGCGCCCTCAGGGCCTGACACACATAAATGAATGCCCTGAACCACCCCTGGATGACACACTGCAACCCACCCTGTACCAAGACATCCCACTCCATCCCTCCACAGCCACACCAGGGCTGGCAGTGATCCCTCTGCCCCCAAAGCTGAGCCCCCCAGGGCCATGGGGAATGTGGGAGGATGCCCGGGGTGGCAGTCACTGACCTGGTGGCAGCAGGGTGATGGCACAGCCgcccccaccagccccagtCAGCTTGCTGTGCAGTCCGTGGGACGCAGTCACCTGGCACAGTCTGTCCAGGGACGGGTGGCCAACCCCCAGCACGTTCAAGTGGTGTTGGTTTATGTCAAAGAATTCCTAAAAGCAACCACACAGAGATGAGGTGAGCACATGTGGAGACAGAGGGTCTTTACAGAAGTGGTAGAGAGGCGCAGGGGAGCTGCCCTACCTTCCAACCATCCCGTTTCTGCCAGAAACTTACCCACCAGCACCAGACAACAAGGTTAGGACAGAGTCTGAGCCTTGGGCTGCTcatctgtccctgtccccctcaCACATTGTAGAGTGACAAGGGTACAACAGCTCCTGGACCTCCTGAGAAAACCCTGATCACTGCAAGCTGCCAGCAGACATTtattgcagagctctgtgatGCTTCCTgactcctttcctctccctgtcaCACGAGTGTTGAGCAGGAGGCTGTGCAAGGCCGCGGGAAGGGCACTGAGCCAGCATCTCTCATTCCtggctgtccccctgccctgccctgccatccACCCAGCAGAGCTAAATCCAGGGACTTTTGACATGACTGAGGCACCACTGCAGAGGCCACACAGAGGTACCTCCCCTTGTTTGCTTTGGGCAGCACTTCTCCTCCTCATGGGCAGGGCCTGGGCCAGGAGCCAAGGGGCCTCTTGGCAGCTCCACACTGGGAATCTGGCACCCAGCTCGAGTGGGGTCGACAGAGTCCTTCcctcaggagcagcacaggtCACCCTGTGAATGCACCCCCACGCTCCTGGCAGCACTGTGAGtgcagccctgccctctgccccagccaggcacagacctgctgctccagagagaGCTGCCCCAGCAACCCCAAGGGATGGGCAacaccacagagctgggagTTACAGCTTCTTTCCTCCCAGTACAACAGGTGATGGATTCAGAAACAGAGGGAAGGGCTTGGCCTGTGCTCAGAGTAAGtctggagcagggccaggagctgacACTGGACCCCAGGTACCACAGGGCCATCATAGCTCAtcagcaccagcagcagaggaaggttGTTCTCAGCAACACCACTCTGACACCCCAACTCCACCACCTCCAAAGCATGTGGTGGCTGCTCCCAGAGGCTGTCACAAGACAGGGGACACAGGACCAGTCCCAGAAAGGCTCCCTAACAGcagccctgtgtcccctcctccAGCCAGTGGCCAAAGCTCTTACCTGTCTGCAGCTCACAGTGAGCCAGGAGGGATGCACAGGGGCACATCACCCTCTCTCAGCTCCACACAGGTCTCCTGCCAACACTACAAGGAGGGGACAGTGCAGGAATAATCCCTCTCCCCCTTCCAGAGCATTTCTGTCCTGTTTAAAgaacagcagggagaggaaggagccagcagcacacagagcacaacCATCACCCTTCTCGGCTGGGCTGGACACACGTCCATCCAGAGGCCTCTTTACATGCCTGAGTGAGGGCACAGCACTGTCTGTGATGATCCAAGACACCTGTCATCTCCTGATCCAAAATCTGCCAGGAATCAGATGACAGCTTATGACACACTAGACTAGTTCGATGGGTCTAATACAGCACTGGCCAGAACAGCACATTTCAGAAACAgccaaaaatatatatttttatatatatgctGCATATAATCAGCAGGGCCTCTGAGGGCTCTTCAAGCACAAGACAAAACAACAGATTCAAGACAGGAATctgctcactgcagagctgcttcctggGTGTGGAACACAAGGATGCTTTGGCATCTTCCATGTGAGGATCTCAGAGCACAACTCAAATTATCCCCCCTCTTCCCTGTGCCCCAATACTTGCAACAGCCTGAGGACATGGAATTAAGGGGAAGAGCGGTGTGAAGCTGTGCTGTGAACAGACTCCAGACCTCCCCCAGCTGATGCCAGCTCAGTCCACCCTGATGGGTACAGGATCCCACCACCCTCTTGCAAAGGGAGCAGGACTTTGCCACGAATCCCACAGGAGACCTCTCACAGCTGCGGAGGGAACAACCCACCAGCAAGAGCAAGGACGAGCAGAGTCCTCACAGAAGAGATCCAGATGCCAACAAAGATCTGCCTTGCTGGTACCAAGTGGCTCCTGACTGTCCAGGTTGGCTCCCAGGGCCAGGCCAGGTTTGGCTCAGCTGGGACACACATCGCTCCCCCAGGCACTGGGGATCAGCATTACAGCACTCTCAGCACTTCTTCCACTCGGAAGCGTgttcctcccccccagcagccacTTCTCTGTGAGCAAAGCCAAGACAAACAGATCTTTGCGTGCACCTCATGCATCACTGTCAGGtcagctctgggcacagctctgtCTGTCGTTCTCCGGAGCCAGGACGAGCAcagggcactgggagctggCTCAGAACCAGCCCATCACAAACCAGTGGCTCTGGGCTCCCACTCCTcactccagccctggcagtgaCAGAGCAGTTGTTTCACAGTGACTGCCAGAACGAGCACGGCTGGCCCATGGCACAGACATCACAATTCTTAGGGAAGGGAAACCAACCCTCCAGAGCCACAGGTCCACAGAGCCCCAGGCTCACTACCCCCGTTCCCACCCATAGCTgtggagaggcagcagcagcagcatatTGTGTCTCCTGGCTCCAGGAAGGGCATTaaaagcagcacacacagaccaCGGCTTCGCTCGGAACTGAACATTTCCTgccatcacatttttttttttctcagaccTAATGTTctttaaatgacattttgatGTTCAACAGCAGCAGTGTCTAAAAATACTGGCGAACAAGCCCCTTACCTCCAGCACAGGGTAATACTCTGGTGATGGATTTGCAGGCATCTCTTCCAGAACACTTTGGCACTCCTGAGAAATGGCATCGATGGAGTCCAGCACCGGGTTCATTATTGCAGGGAActgaggagggggggaaggaagaggtgaGACACTGGCCTTCCAAAGCACTGGGATAAAAACCAGTCCCAGTCTCTCTGAGCTGGGCAATTCCTCACCCCATTTGGGGCTACTCATTCACAGAGCACCCCACTGCAaggcagtgctgctcctgcctgcagaaaatggaggaagagaggggaagGCCAGAGGAATGAACTGTTCTTTTGCAAACTGGTGATTTTTGTGGCAAGCCCTGTTaatgctggagaaaaggaggagatgAGCTGAACCCCCATTCCCAGGCAGCTGGGTTTTAGGCAGTAGACAGGAATGCAGCGACCACAGGAGGAATCTCCCAAAAGATCACTGTGGGAGCTACAGTCCCACATGAGGGTTATCTCCATGCCCACAACCATGCAGGTGCTGCACCTTCAGGATCTTCTCCTTGACCCCAGCCACCAGGACCTTGGTGCTTCGAGGGACTTTTGTGTTGGTCAGCAAGATCCTCAGCATGGGCACCCTGAAAGCAACAGGAGAcagagaatcccagagtggtctgggttggaagggaccttaaagcccatctcattccaagcccctgccatgggcagagaatATCTCCTGGCCTCTTTCCTTCACAGTTCCCAAGGCTCATTCTGCCTCAAAAGGCCTCTTTCAGACACCCAAGATAAGGAGACCCATTAGTTTTACAAAACTTAAGCAGGTGCTTCAGTGCTGGGTTCAGGCTTTTTCCTCTTGGATACAAGGAACAACTGTACTAGTACTATAAATAGGACTGTAATGTATTTACTGAAATCCATGGTTTTCAAgcaaaatttttcctttgaaatcctCTCCATGAGGGTAGCCAGCAGTGGCCATTAACTGCTAATAGAGCAATTTCATGCACTGTGAAAGATTTTAATGGAGTCAGATTATCCttggctggcaggaggcagagggaacACGCAGGACCCAGATTTCTCTCTGCCAGTGGGTTTTCCCCCCACCAGGTAAGCACAAAGTTCCCCCTCCCCACAATGTCATTTGCTGCCAGGAGCAGATCCATTCCTGCTGCCCATAATGCCATGAAATTAATATTGATCCTCTGTGCTGTGTTCATCTAATGTCAGATAATGACCAAACGTTTCATTGTCCCCCCCATCCACCCCAAACCAAGGCAACACTCAGGCTGCCCACCCCCAAATGTGGCTTCAAAGCCCTTCCCACGCTCCAGCCACCTCCCATCATCCACCCAGAGCCTCCCTGACATGTTCCACCCACCGTGTGTGagggttatttttaaactccAATATTACCTCTTTAATGGTGTGATTTTTCCTGCTTGGTATCTCAGGGCTCCACCTAAAGTAAAATACATGTATTGTCTCGGCACAGGGCGAGCACAGAGATAACACAGGAGCTCTTTCATCCTCAGAACCTCACCCAGAGCCTGTGACAGTAATTGCAAGAAACACCAGCTAAATGAACCATGTTCTCCAGCAGCACGAATGTGCCTCACCCTGCTGCCTTAATGAGAGGGTCTGGCTGGACGTAGTTAACCCAGGGcccttccctttgctctccTCTACTCTGGGATCacatcaaataattttttaaaaggcaaagagTTTGGCCAGCAGTAAAtcttccctgaaaaaaaccagaatccAGCAGCGCTTCCCTGGGGCAGAGCCAAGCACAAGGACTTCCATGGACTGAATGGGTGAGCAGCCATCCTTCAGCATGGAATTTCATTGTCCAGAAGGAATGTCTCACTTGGCTCCTACCCTCACAGAGGCACTGCGATTAGGTCTCATTAGAAAGATTATTAACAGTCTCCAAGGACACTTTCAAAACACTGGGAAGTCTCTGCTAATTGAAACTAAATGACAGCTGTCCAACTGCATTTTCTCCAGCATTATCCCTGGGACGGGATTAGGCTTCTTTGTTCCTGCCAGAATGTTTAAAATATCAGTTATTTGTGGTGAGGTCTCTGCCCCATGGCACCTGCCCGGGGGACACAGAGCCCTGGTGTTCCTGCAGCCAGTCCCCAACATCCCAGCTGGCTCCAGTCCCAGCTCACAGATGGGGCAAACTGAAGGATTCCCTCTGCTCTGAATGAAACAGGGCTCTGGATTTGGGAGTTTCTGTGGGGAGCAGCAAACACACCTACCCCAGGTACCAACAGCATTATCCACACCCGATGGATTGCCATGGATCACCCGCTCCCCTTGGAAGGCCCAGCTGTTAATCAACGTCAGCTCTTCTTCTGTCCACCTGGAAGGCAAGAAGATGACCCCAACACACAATTACCCCAGGCCAGTGTGAGGGAGGGAGCAGATTCAGGGAGATCAAATTTAACAGGATGCAAGTCCAAACCCATCCCCACCTCACCAAACACATTGGAAAGGCTGAAggagttgggattgttcagcctggaaaagagaagctaataattgtggccttccaggacctgaagtGGCTAGAAGAAACATGTAGAGAGACCATATACAAGGTTcaggagtgacaggacaaggagaatggcttcccactgccagagggcagggttagatgggatactgcaaaggaatccttccctgtgagggtggtgaggccctggcacaggttgcccagagcagctgtggccaccccatccctgggagtgtccaaggccaggatggacagggcttggagcaacctgggacagtggaaggtgtccctgcccatggtaggggagtgggatgagatgatctttgaggtctcttcccacccaaaccatcccacgATTCTCTGATCTTGGTGTGAGATCCTGCTCATCAACAGGAAGGACAGTGCACCTACAGGAGCAGAGGGTGAGAACAGAATGgtaaaagctgcatttcagatGTGCAACTTCAGCCCCTGCTCAccagctgctcagctgcagagcCTCCCAAAATTAGTCAAAAAGTGTATCGGTTCTAACTCCACCATCTCCAGcaaatactttgatttttaGGGATTAACTCCAAACACTTGAAGCTGCGCCAAGTGCTGGCCCAGGGAGCACAGAAGGGAAGCAGACACACATCCAGAAGGTGTTATCctaaaaatcacaaaagcagGTTTTCTGTCGTCTGAAAAAGCAGTCACACAAACTGGTGAATGCTTTGGGAGTTTAAATGCTGGCACAGACTTTGGTGCTGGGTCAGACTCACAAGGATCAAGGCCCCTGACTGAACACACTAATTAATGggctgcagaagcagaaaaaagcaaCGGCAGAGCTGCCACTTACAGAGCAATTGCTGGCTGTGACTTCAGAGATTTCTCCCCCACTGCCTCCCAAAACCCTACAGCTTCCCACACATCCCCTTCAGAACTCACCAGTCTCTCAAACCCACTTGCTCCCTCCACACTGAAGGATTCTGGCACCTCAAGGGAAGCTCAACACCCACAGGGAGCCAGCTGAGCCTCCTGcaccctgcagggacacatTTACCTCACACAGGGCCccaaatcatggaatggtttgggttgggagggaccttaaagctcatctcatcccaccccctgccatgggcagggacaccttccactatcccaggttgctccaagccctgtccaacgtGGCCTTagacacttgcagggatggggcagccacagcttctctgggcaacccgtgccagggcctcaccaccctcacaggaaggaatttcttccccatATGCTACCTAAGCCTACTCTCAGTTTGAGCACAGAGACACACCTCTGACGCTCCTTGCACACAAGCCTGCTCTACAGTCCATTCAACAGGTCTTTAGAATAAAACAGGTATTCCATGCTGGAGCACAGgcacaaatacagatttttggAAAAGCCTCACAGAGTCTTGCAAGGCAGAAGTTCCAAGAGCCACCTGCTGTGTGGAAGCTGTTTCCCTTCACTCCCACTTCCCCGGGCTTCAGCTGAACGTCTTTATCCATCTCCACACACCTTGCATCCCACTTGCCAGTACTTAATCTGTGGAGCACTCAGAGAACAGCTCCCAACTCCACAACTCCCAGACAGGAGCGAGGTTTGCTGTAAACCACTTGTTTTTAATCCTCTTTGAGAGGCTGCGATTCCTCCCGACACAGGAGCCATTATATCACGCTGTTCTTTTCTTGCCACGTTAAGCAAAAACCCTCTGAAGTCTGACACCCCCATCTCTCACTCTCCCCTCTGCGTGCCAGCTGCAAGGAAGGAATTATGCTGGATCCACGCTGCAGCCAAGGGAATGAATGAAGACATCCTGGCTGCTCCAAGTGGAGCTGCCCTTTCAGTTCTCAGTGTGGGAGATTTGCCCAAGGAGGGGGGACAAACTGCTCCCTCCAAGAACCTGTTTCTGGGTCAAGCTGCAAATTCCGGTTTAGAAGCAGAACACAGTCACAACCCCCCATTGCCATCTCATTCTCATCCCACACCAAATACAGCCAGAAAAGGCTgcacctggcacagggagcacaaGGAAGttctgcccccccccagctgtGGCACACAGCTTCAAACAGAGCCTCCTCtcacacagggcacagcacacCAGGCCTCCAGGGCTGAGCTCCaagggcagaaggaaagaaactctCTTTCACCAGCCACTGATAAAGGGGAAAGACAGGCAGGAGATCAGGAGGAAAAGtagcacacacagaaaaaaaaaaaaatccatgggaAATACAGAAAACCCAGAAAGGATCCTGGAGGACTCAAAGCAAAACCTGGAAGATGCTCAGAGACAACAGAGGAAATCGAGgttaaaaaaattcagcacattaaaatgtgggttttatttgcttggaaaaaaaatcaagtttttttttctctgtttaactACGTGTATGTGACACCAGACAAGGGAAATGGGGTGAGTTTTATGACATCTCTGCATCCAGCTGCTCTTATCAGGAGAAGCGAATGATAAATGTGATTTCAGGTCAGGGCTCTGGGACAGGGTTGGGAACACTAGGCAGAGACAGGAAATGGGCTCAGGGTGCCACTGCTGTGGTCACAGCCaagagagagcaggagaggtggCAGTGCCAGAATTCCTGGAGGTAAAAGGAAAGATGGGgcagaaggagcagagctgtggatcCCAGGCAGGGAACCTTCCCCAGTTCCTTACctggctgtggagtctccctcctGCAGTGGGCAGGAGATGGCCCCACACACCatgagcagggcagcagccaagcacaCGGCATAGGCAGCActggagcccagccctgctcccgtGGGCAGCTCCGAACACACCAGGATGTCCACACTCGGAACGTCCCTggaacacagacacacaggaaTGACACAACCACCCCGAATTCCACCCTGAGACAACACTACAGAGGCGAAAGAGGCCAACTGGGACTGATTGGAGGGAAAGCTGGTTGAAAACTGGCAACATCAGCACACATATCTGACACA
This window contains:
- the MVK gene encoding mevalonate kinase, with the protein product MWERSLVVSAPGKVIVHGEHAVVHGKVALAVALDLRTFLRLRPGAEGRLRVCLPGVGVQRSWDTPVLRALRGRIAADFEESKSPSLEQLDALREFAGIAAEASDPDSLATLAFLYMCLAISAKYGDVPSVDILVCSELPTGAGLGSSAAYAVCLAAALLMVCGAISCPLQEGDSTARWTEEELTLINSWAFQGERVIHGNPSGVDNAVGTWGGALRYQAGKITPLKRVPMLRILLTNTKVPRSTKVLVAGVKEKILKFPAIMNPVLDSIDAISQECQSVLEEMPANPSPEYYPVLEEFFDINQHHLNVLGVGHPSLDRLCQVTASHGLHSKLTGAGGGGCAITLLPPDTSPLAVEAAKQDLCACGFECWETKIGALGVTLHSLSSLNTQVLHMLSQS